Proteins encoded within one genomic window of uncultured Draconibacterium sp.:
- a CDS encoding riboflavin synthase — MFSGIVEEYGTVVAVEKDQENVHFTLTCSFADELKVDQSLSHNGVCLTVVWVDKAEKKYKVTAIKETLIKSNLGLLEVGSKVNLERSMMMNGRLDGHIVQGHVDQTAKCVKIEEADGSWYYTFEYDFNIEKAKQGYMTVEKGSVTVNGVSLTVVNSKDNSFQVAIIPFTQEVTNFHTFEVGSVINLEFDIIGKYLSKLNSYSK, encoded by the coding sequence ATGTTTTCAGGAATTGTAGAAGAATACGGAACAGTTGTAGCCGTTGAGAAAGACCAGGAGAATGTACATTTTACGTTGACCTGTTCGTTTGCCGACGAGCTGAAAGTTGACCAGAGTTTATCGCACAACGGCGTGTGTTTAACCGTTGTTTGGGTAGATAAAGCCGAAAAGAAATACAAAGTTACTGCCATTAAAGAAACGCTTATCAAGTCGAATCTTGGTCTGTTGGAAGTAGGATCGAAAGTTAACTTGGAGCGTAGTATGATGATGAATGGCCGTTTGGATGGTCACATTGTTCAGGGTCACGTTGACCAGACAGCAAAGTGTGTAAAGATTGAAGAAGCTGACGGAAGCTGGTACTACACTTTTGAATATGACTTTAATATTGAGAAAGCCAAACAAGGATATATGACCGTTGAAAAAGGGTCGGTAACAGTTAACGGTGTTAGTCTTACGGTGGTAAACTCAAAAGACAACTCTTTCCAGGTGGCAATTATTCCTTTTACACAGGAAGTAACCAATTTCCACACTTTTGAAGTGGGATCGGTTATTAATCTGGAGTTTGATATTATCGGAAAATATCTCAGTAAATTGAATTCGTACAGCAAATAG
- a CDS encoding LamG-like jellyroll fold domain-containing protein, which yields MLHKIRLKLFLLLFAGVAFSLPAKANDFADNSFLIGQLTPAEYQNNRLFDFIKDNNWTGIELAVSSDKEGIHLENSAVPFSDILEKIELLLQEEESKIIPVFINYSGNVHVLDSVINASNLTNQIFYLPQGEKWPSIEYLVQANRRVIFFVEGELQNESRILHETDNYALEIGASQITPNSAILKRESNINKELFKISNFDRLPIGVSTSLVNRNLYPEYINFLLEGWIKYGKKPNFLFVERSIYNFGFIIEQLNSFEAVKGQVRTVGKNFERVFWKNAETLITGGKFSFPIRGGEEMILTPFVPGFSLTPSQLTITAEMVKPEQYSILATPLDLNRRLMASFHFENELADVVNPERTFDGNRFTFSQDIDRGNVLRLPENANVNLGHPELYGLPNSSFTISCFVKFIDILKFGDNAILGNDEQGYRRGLHLVLRSGHPYFGLWANDFMSDELLETNKWYHLTWRYILETGQQAIFVDGQYIGGSDGHPPYSGTNDIFIGSALSGGASLRGYIDNLYIWNRPLGNEEINRLAHDEEITYQSTEAPTTLLSTKTIVAILASLAFVFLVLIFILLRKMNARKHSILVNKPETPTKNQIQLFGEFKAINNNNEDVTDLFTPKVRELFIFTLIHSMKNGIGASIPDVNKTLWYGIEDKKVANNRAVTLNKLRKILAHFNKVEITSQNGYLHLNLSEDFFCDYVEAFQLCKIPQGMTRQQLQLFFHLVKKGRLLKGVDWPWLDEVRGFTGNQVIDNLLKLASDYKKENKPKEVEKVSQRILDYDDLSEEALYLQIWALQKANNSHLAKFNFESFCSKYEKTMGESYALGFKEFTHHYANQL from the coding sequence ATGCTGCATAAGATTAGATTGAAGCTATTCTTGTTACTTTTTGCCGGAGTTGCCTTTTCTCTGCCAGCTAAAGCCAATGATTTTGCCGACAACTCCTTTTTGATAGGTCAATTAACACCCGCCGAATACCAGAACAACCGACTTTTCGATTTTATAAAAGACAACAATTGGACGGGAATTGAATTAGCTGTCAGTTCCGATAAAGAAGGAATACATTTAGAAAACAGCGCTGTTCCGTTTTCTGATATTCTTGAAAAAATAGAATTGTTACTGCAAGAAGAAGAATCCAAAATCATTCCGGTATTCATCAACTATTCGGGAAATGTACATGTGCTGGATTCGGTAATAAACGCAAGCAACCTGACGAACCAGATATTTTATTTACCACAAGGAGAAAAATGGCCATCGATTGAATATTTGGTACAAGCCAACCGTAGGGTAATATTTTTTGTTGAAGGCGAGTTGCAAAACGAAAGCCGTATTTTACACGAAACGGACAATTATGCGCTTGAAATCGGAGCCAGTCAGATCACACCGAATTCGGCTATTCTGAAACGGGAATCGAACATCAACAAAGAGCTTTTTAAAATCAGTAATTTCGACCGTTTGCCGATCGGTGTTTCCACTTCGTTGGTAAACCGGAATTTGTACCCCGAATACATTAACTTTTTGCTGGAGGGCTGGATAAAATATGGAAAGAAACCTAACTTCCTTTTTGTTGAAAGGAGTATATATAATTTTGGATTTATCATTGAACAACTGAATTCTTTTGAAGCTGTAAAAGGACAGGTGCGCACAGTTGGGAAAAATTTTGAACGCGTTTTCTGGAAAAATGCTGAAACACTTATCACCGGCGGAAAATTCAGTTTCCCAATTCGCGGTGGTGAAGAAATGATATTAACTCCCTTTGTTCCGGGTTTTAGCTTAACACCTTCGCAACTTACCATCACTGCTGAGATGGTGAAACCCGAACAATATTCCATATTGGCAACTCCGCTCGATCTTAACCGGCGTTTAATGGCCAGTTTCCATTTCGAGAACGAATTGGCGGATGTGGTGAATCCAGAACGGACTTTCGACGGAAACCGTTTCACCTTTAGCCAGGATATTGATCGGGGAAATGTACTTCGTTTGCCGGAAAATGCCAATGTAAATCTTGGTCATCCCGAATTGTACGGATTGCCCAACAGCAGTTTTACCATTAGCTGTTTTGTAAAATTTATTGATATTCTGAAATTTGGCGACAATGCGATTCTGGGCAACGATGAACAAGGTTACCGGAGAGGACTTCATCTGGTTTTGCGCTCGGGACATCCCTATTTCGGACTTTGGGCGAACGATTTTATGTCGGACGAATTACTGGAAACCAATAAATGGTACCACCTAACATGGCGCTATATTTTGGAAACAGGCCAGCAAGCAATATTTGTTGACGGCCAGTATATTGGTGGCTCCGACGGCCATCCGCCCTATTCCGGCACCAACGATATTTTTATTGGCAGTGCACTTTCAGGCGGTGCCAGCCTCAGAGGATATATCGACAACCTGTACATTTGGAACCGCCCGCTGGGTAACGAGGAAATAAACCGGCTGGCACACGACGAGGAAATCACTTACCAATCGACGGAAGCCCCAACAACCTTACTGTCAACCAAAACCATTGTTGCCATTTTAGCTTCTCTGGCCTTTGTTTTCCTGGTGTTAATTTTCATTCTGTTGCGGAAAATGAATGCACGAAAACATTCAATTTTAGTCAACAAACCTGAAACACCGACAAAGAACCAGATTCAACTTTTTGGCGAATTCAAAGCTATCAATAACAATAACGAAGATGTTACCGATCTTTTCACCCCAAAAGTACGCGAACTGTTTATTTTCACGCTCATCCACAGTATGAAGAATGGAATCGGGGCATCTATTCCCGATGTTAACAAAACGTTGTGGTATGGAATTGAGGATAAAAAGGTGGCCAACAACCGCGCGGTTACACTCAACAAATTGCGCAAGATTCTGGCACATTTCAATAAGGTAGAAATTACCTCTCAAAATGGTTATTTGCACTTAAACCTGTCGGAAGACTTTTTCTGTGATTATGTGGAAGCTTTTCAACTCTGTAAAATTCCACAGGGTATGACTCGGCAACAGTTGCAACTGTTTTTCCATTTGGTAAAAAAAGGCCGGCTGTTAAAAGGAGTTGACTGGCCATGGCTCGACGAAGTGAGAGGATTCACCGGCAACCAGGTAATTGACAACCTGTTAAAACTGGCTTCTGATTACAAGAAAGAGAATAAACCCAAAGAAGTAGAAAAGGTATCTCAACGAATCTTGGATTACGACGACCTGAGCGAAGAAGCGCTTTATCTGCAAATCTGGGCATTGCAAAAAGCAAATAACTCGCATTTGGCAAAGTTCAATTTCGAGTCGTTCTGCTCAAAATATGAAAAAACAATGGGCGAATCCTATGCTTTAGGCTTTAAAGAATTCACCCATCATTACGCTAATCAGTTATAA
- the folK gene encoding 2-amino-4-hydroxy-6-hydroxymethyldihydropteridine diphosphokinase has product MNEVIIGIGSNINADENIAKMFEILKGEVTIIQFSSMIKTKPIGIENQPDFTNGAVKISTDLEQFDLKKQLKQIEDRMGRDRTGPKFGPRCIDLDIVVWNGQVVDEDYYTRDFLRKSVQELGGVTKK; this is encoded by the coding sequence ATGAATGAGGTGATTATCGGCATCGGCTCAAACATTAATGCAGACGAGAATATCGCCAAAATGTTTGAGATTCTGAAAGGAGAGGTGACCATAATTCAGTTTTCATCAATGATAAAAACCAAACCAATTGGCATTGAAAACCAACCTGATTTTACAAACGGCGCGGTAAAAATTAGTACAGATTTAGAGCAGTTTGATTTGAAAAAGCAACTCAAACAAATTGAAGACCGGATGGGGCGCGACCGAACGGGGCCAAAATTCGGACCACGATGTATCGATTTGGATATTGTAGTATGGAATGGGCAGGTTGTTGATGAAGATTATTATACGCGTGACTTTCTGCGTAAAAGTGTGCAGGAGCTGGGTGGAGTAACAAAAAAGTAA
- a CDS encoding tryptophanase: MELPFAESYKIKMVEPIYKSTREQREEWIKKANYNLFNLRSEQVFIDLLTDSGTGSMSQNQWAAIMTGDESYAGSSSYYHLKDAIKNILGFDYFLPTHQGRAAENVLFSVLVKEGDVVPGNSHFDTTKGHIEYRKASAVDCTIDEAFDTESLHPFKGNIDLEKLEAVYSTHPAEQIPMVIVTVTCNTSGGQPVSMQNLRDVHALSKKYGIKVVLDSARFAENAWFIQQREDEYRNSTIKEIVAEMFSYADAMTMSSKKDGIVNIGGFIAMKDEELLKQASVYNIMFEGFNTYGGMAGRDMNALAVGLDEVTTGYYLENRIQQVAYLGNKLMEWGIPVQKPIGGHAVFVDAKKFLGHVPKEEYIAQTLAIELYLEAGVRGVEVGTLLADRDPKTRENRYPKLEMLRLAIPRRTYTNNHMDVVAAALKNIFDRRDEIDHGYRIKKEAPIMRHFSVELEHAEKVRKQ; this comes from the coding sequence ATGGAATTACCATTTGCAGAATCATATAAAATTAAGATGGTGGAACCCATCTATAAAAGTACGCGTGAACAGCGCGAAGAGTGGATAAAAAAAGCGAACTACAACCTTTTTAATTTACGGAGTGAGCAGGTTTTTATTGATCTGTTGACCGACAGTGGAACCGGCTCCATGAGCCAGAATCAGTGGGCCGCAATTATGACTGGCGACGAAAGTTATGCCGGATCATCGTCGTATTATCATTTAAAAGATGCGATAAAAAATATACTTGGTTTCGATTACTTTTTGCCAACGCACCAGGGTCGTGCTGCCGAGAATGTCTTGTTTTCGGTGCTGGTAAAAGAAGGTGATGTAGTGCCCGGAAACAGTCATTTTGATACCACAAAAGGGCACATTGAATACCGGAAAGCATCAGCGGTTGATTGCACCATCGACGAGGCTTTTGATACTGAATCTTTGCATCCGTTTAAGGGGAATATCGATTTAGAAAAGTTGGAAGCGGTTTATTCAACACATCCGGCAGAGCAAATTCCTATGGTTATTGTAACGGTCACCTGCAATACTTCTGGTGGGCAGCCGGTGTCGATGCAAAACCTGCGCGATGTACATGCATTGTCGAAAAAATACGGAATAAAAGTGGTGTTAGACTCGGCACGTTTTGCTGAAAATGCCTGGTTTATTCAGCAACGTGAAGATGAGTATCGCAACAGCACCATCAAAGAAATTGTGGCTGAAATGTTTTCGTACGCCGATGCCATGACCATGAGCAGTAAGAAGGACGGCATTGTAAATATCGGTGGTTTTATTGCCATGAAAGACGAGGAGCTGTTAAAACAGGCTTCGGTTTATAATATCATGTTCGAAGGTTTTAATACCTATGGCGGAATGGCGGGACGTGATATGAATGCGCTTGCCGTTGGACTTGATGAGGTTACAACCGGGTATTACCTTGAAAATCGTATTCAGCAGGTAGCCTATTTGGGAAATAAGTTGATGGAATGGGGAATTCCGGTGCAGAAACCCATTGGCGGGCATGCTGTTTTTGTTGATGCCAAGAAATTTTTGGGACATGTTCCAAAAGAAGAGTACATCGCACAAACACTGGCTATCGAATTGTATCTTGAGGCGGGAGTTCGTGGTGTAGAAGTGGGAACACTGCTTGCCGATCGTGATCCGAAAACGCGCGAAAACCGCTATCCAAAACTGGAGATGCTGCGTTTGGCAATTCCACGCCGCACCTACACCAATAATCACATGGATGTGGTGGCGGCGGCATTAAAAAATATCTTCGATCGGAGAGACGAGATTGATCACGGTTACCGGATTAAAAAGGAAGCACCGATAATGCGCCACTTTTCTGTGGAGCTGGAGCATGCCGAAAAGGTGCGTAAACAATAA
- a CDS encoding TraR/DksA C4-type zinc finger protein, which produces MGDKNRYSDEELMEFKTIILDKLEKAQEDYKMYKNSITQSDGNDISDTSPTFKVLEEGAATLSKEEAGKLAQRQLKFIQHLQAALIRIENKTYGICRETGKLIAKERLRAVPHATLSIDAKQGK; this is translated from the coding sequence ATGGGAGACAAAAACAGATATTCTGATGAAGAGTTGATGGAATTCAAAACAATCATTCTCGATAAGCTTGAAAAGGCTCAGGAAGATTATAAAATGTACAAGAATTCAATCACTCAAAGCGATGGTAACGATATTTCCGATACCTCGCCAACGTTTAAAGTATTGGAAGAAGGCGCTGCTACCCTTTCTAAAGAGGAAGCAGGAAAATTAGCTCAGCGTCAGTTAAAATTTATTCAGCACTTACAAGCTGCTCTTATTCGTATCGAAAATAAAACTTATGGTATTTGTCGCGAGACCGGCAAGTTGATAGCTAAAGAGAGATTGCGTGCAGTTCCTCATGCGACACTTAGTATTGATGCGAAGCAAGGAAAATAA
- the cysS gene encoding cysteine--tRNA ligase: protein MSQLYIYNTLSRKKEVFKPLVEGRVGLYVCGPTVYSNSHLGHARPFITFDLLYRYLIFLGNKVRYVRNITDVGHLEDEVEGVGEDRIAKKARLEQLEPMEVVQKYMNTFHRNMDDLNVTPPSIEPRASGHIIEQIQVIEGILKNGYAYEVNGSVYFDVEKYNNDYKYGKLSGRNLDDIKTNTRKLDGQDEKKNSFDFALWKKAAPEHIMRWPSRWSDGFPGWHLECSAMSTKYLGEQFDIHGGGMDLTFPHHECEIAQNTACRGTESVRYWMHNNMITINGQKMARSLGNFITLDELFTGSHEILEQAYSPMTIRFFILQAHYRSTIDFSNEALQASEKGLERLMAALKTLSELTPSDASTVDVVSLKEKCFAALSDDLNSPIAIAHLFDGVKMINSVKAGNEKISAADLEDLKAFYNAVVFDVLGLKEEDVAGSGSNEVLGGAVELLINLRKDAKANKDWGTADKIRDELNAIGIELKDTKDGVEWSVK from the coding sequence ATGAGTCAACTTTATATCTATAACACGCTGAGCCGAAAAAAGGAAGTGTTTAAACCGCTGGTTGAAGGTCGTGTTGGTTTGTACGTATGTGGGCCAACAGTTTACAGCAATTCGCACCTTGGGCACGCGCGCCCGTTTATTACTTTCGATCTGTTGTATCGTTACCTTATTTTCCTTGGAAACAAAGTTCGTTATGTGCGCAACATAACCGACGTTGGTCACCTTGAAGATGAGGTGGAAGGCGTTGGCGAAGATCGTATTGCAAAGAAGGCCCGTCTGGAGCAGTTGGAGCCAATGGAAGTAGTTCAGAAATACATGAACACTTTTCATCGTAACATGGACGATTTGAATGTTACTCCTCCGAGTATCGAGCCGCGTGCTTCGGGCCATATCATCGAACAAATTCAAGTGATAGAAGGTATTCTAAAAAACGGATACGCATACGAGGTCAATGGTTCGGTTTATTTCGATGTAGAGAAATACAACAATGATTACAAATACGGAAAACTTTCCGGTCGTAATCTTGATGATATAAAAACCAACACCCGCAAACTTGACGGGCAGGACGAAAAGAAAAATTCTTTTGATTTTGCTTTGTGGAAAAAAGCTGCACCTGAACATATTATGCGCTGGCCTTCGCGATGGAGCGATGGTTTTCCGGGATGGCACCTCGAGTGTTCGGCAATGAGCACTAAATATTTAGGTGAGCAGTTTGATATTCACGGTGGCGGAATGGATTTGACCTTCCCGCACCACGAATGTGAGATTGCCCAAAATACTGCTTGCCGCGGAACAGAATCGGTACGTTACTGGATGCACAATAACATGATTACCATTAACGGGCAAAAAATGGCGCGCTCGCTGGGTAACTTCATCACGCTTGATGAGTTGTTTACAGGTTCGCATGAAATTCTGGAGCAGGCGTATTCGCCAATGACCATTCGTTTCTTTATTTTGCAGGCGCATTATCGCAGCACCATCGATTTCTCGAATGAAGCTTTACAAGCCTCTGAAAAAGGTTTGGAGCGTTTGATGGCTGCCTTAAAAACATTAAGCGAATTAACTCCTTCTGATGCTTCAACAGTGGATGTAGTATCATTAAAAGAGAAATGTTTTGCCGCTTTAAGCGACGATTTGAACAGCCCGATCGCTATCGCTCACCTTTTTGATGGGGTAAAAATGATTAACTCGGTTAAAGCCGGTAACGAGAAAATTTCAGCAGCTGATTTGGAAGATTTGAAAGCCTTCTACAACGCTGTCGTTTTCGATGTGCTTGGATTAAAAGAGGAAGATGTTGCTGGTAGCGGTAGCAATGAAGTACTTGGTGGAGCAGTTGAATTGCTCATTAACTTGAGAAAAGACGCTAAAGCCAATAAAGACTGGGGAACTGCCGATAAAATTCGCGACGAATTAAATGCTATCGGCATTGAGTTAAAAGACACCAAAGACGGTGTGGAGTGGAGTGTTAAATGA
- a CDS encoding dihydroneopterin aldolase → MAKIRVKDLLIRTYIGFNPDELVNKQDVVINLEIETDIPESALESDEPEDIFNYKVVTKKIIALVQEGRFKLLEVLTKRILDTIMEDEKVAWARVEVDKPHALRFAESVSMEMEARR, encoded by the coding sequence ATGGCTAAAATACGTGTAAAAGATTTGTTAATCAGAACCTACATCGGATTCAATCCTGATGAATTGGTGAATAAACAGGATGTGGTAATCAACCTCGAAATTGAAACTGATATTCCTGAATCGGCTTTGGAGTCTGACGAACCCGAAGACATTTTCAACTATAAAGTAGTTACCAAAAAAATTATTGCATTGGTTCAGGAGGGACGTTTCAAATTATTGGAAGTGCTCACCAAGCGTATTCTTGATACAATAATGGAAGACGAAAAAGTAGCTTGGGCCCGCGTTGAAGTGGATAAACCACACGCCTTGCGGTTTGCAGAATCAGTATCGATGGAAATGGAGGCCAGGCGATGA
- a CDS encoding beta-phosphoglucomutase family hydrolase, giving the protein MGDLAFEAVIFDMDGVITKTAITHAAAWKKMFDEYLQKHAEETGVTFKEFTQSDYLAFVDGKPRYKGVASFLESRKIIMEPGDPSDAPGMETVCGLGNRKNEAFNEVIARDGVEVYESTAQMLNDLKEAGIKLGVASSSKNCAPVLEAVDMLKMFGARVDGVVSAELGLHGKPEPDIFTTACDMLESTPAKAIVVEDAVSGVQAGAKGNFGLTLGIARENNEKELAEGGADFVVTDLEEVGGISGLNELFVKNNK; this is encoded by the coding sequence ATGGGAGACTTAGCATTTGAAGCAGTTATTTTCGACATGGACGGTGTAATTACCAAAACCGCCATTACGCACGCCGCGGCATGGAAGAAAATGTTTGACGAATACCTGCAAAAACACGCTGAAGAAACAGGAGTAACTTTTAAAGAATTTACACAAAGCGATTACCTGGCTTTTGTGGATGGAAAACCACGTTACAAAGGAGTGGCATCGTTTTTAGAGTCGCGAAAAATCATCATGGAACCTGGTGATCCTTCTGATGCACCTGGTATGGAAACCGTGTGTGGGTTGGGTAACCGCAAAAACGAAGCTTTTAACGAAGTAATTGCGCGCGATGGTGTTGAAGTTTATGAATCGACAGCACAAATGCTAAACGACTTAAAAGAAGCAGGTATAAAACTGGGCGTGGCATCGTCGAGCAAAAACTGCGCGCCGGTTTTGGAAGCTGTTGACATGCTAAAAATGTTTGGTGCCCGCGTTGACGGTGTTGTTTCGGCCGAGCTGGGACTGCACGGCAAACCAGAACCGGATATTTTTACCACTGCCTGCGATATGCTGGAATCGACTCCGGCAAAAGCCATTGTTGTTGAAGATGCTGTTTCGGGAGTTCAGGCCGGAGCGAAAGGTAATTTTGGCTTAACACTTGGCATTGCCCGTGAAAACAATGAGAAAGAATTAGCTGAAGGTGGTGCAGACTTTGTAGTTACCGACCTTGAAGAAGTTGGCGGAATTTCAGGATTAAACGAACTGTTTGTAAAGAACAACAAATAA
- a CDS encoding SDR family NAD(P)-dependent oxidoreductase: MKRTALITGASKRIGRSLTEHLAEKGWNVVVHYNSSVKGANGLVEDLSAKYPDQEFRAVQANLAETDEVVALIPKLAAEKIKVDLLVNNASVFDRGYLKGTSGELLDSQIDVNLKAPFFLIRDFANYFKTGNIINFVDTRITSNASNFTAYSISKKALWELTKMAALEFAPDIRVNAIAPGVTLPPEDEDEDYLEKLAQGIPMKKPGGVEPILKSLDYILENDHLTGQLLFADGGENLGKNR, translated from the coding sequence ATGAAACGAACAGCTTTAATAACAGGAGCATCAAAACGCATTGGCCGGTCGTTAACAGAACATCTGGCAGAAAAGGGCTGGAATGTTGTTGTGCATTATAATTCTTCAGTAAAGGGAGCGAATGGGTTGGTTGAAGATCTTTCAGCAAAATATCCTGATCAGGAATTCAGAGCAGTGCAAGCTAATCTCGCCGAAACCGATGAAGTAGTCGCATTGATTCCGAAACTTGCCGCAGAGAAGATCAAAGTCGATCTGCTGGTAAATAATGCATCAGTTTTTGATCGTGGCTACCTCAAAGGCACGTCGGGTGAGCTTCTTGATTCACAAATTGATGTCAACCTAAAAGCTCCGTTTTTTCTTATCCGCGACTTCGCCAATTATTTTAAAACAGGGAACATCATCAATTTTGTTGACACGCGCATCACATCAAATGCATCAAATTTCACTGCTTATTCCATTTCAAAAAAGGCACTTTGGGAGCTCACAAAAATGGCCGCTTTGGAATTTGCTCCCGATATTCGAGTTAATGCAATTGCTCCCGGAGTTACGCTGCCTCCTGAAGATGAGGACGAGGATTATCTGGAAAAACTGGCACAAGGAATCCCGATGAAAAAACCGGGAGGCGTGGAACCTATTTTGAAAAGTTTGGATTATATTTTGGAAAACGATCACCTGACGGGGCAGTTACTCTTTGCCGACGGTGGCGAAAACCTTGGAAAAAATCGTTGA
- a CDS encoding lipoprotein signal peptidase: MSRSVKSLIIIFSILIVDQVLKFWIKTNLSIGDEIVVFKDWFILHFVENNGMAFGFEFAGEYGKMFLSVFRIVAVMAIGWYLFKLARQKEVPFGFVACIALIFAGAIGNIIDSLFYGMIFNHSYGQVASLFPAEGGYSSFLHGRVVDMLYFPLLEGRYPEWIPKIGGNPFIFFRPVFNVADSAITVGIFSILLFYRKYFNKPDTSKIETEEAEAEQTA; the protein is encoded by the coding sequence ATGTCGCGTTCCGTAAAATCACTGATAATTATATTTTCCATTTTAATTGTCGATCAGGTTCTGAAGTTTTGGATTAAAACCAACCTCTCGATCGGTGATGAGATTGTGGTTTTTAAAGATTGGTTTATTCTTCATTTTGTTGAGAACAACGGTATGGCTTTTGGCTTTGAGTTTGCCGGCGAATACGGAAAAATGTTCTTAAGTGTTTTTCGTATTGTGGCAGTAATGGCCATCGGTTGGTACCTGTTTAAACTGGCCAGACAAAAAGAAGTGCCTTTCGGCTTTGTAGCCTGTATTGCGCTGATCTTTGCCGGCGCCATAGGTAATATTATCGACAGTCTTTTTTACGGAATGATATTCAATCATAGCTACGGACAAGTGGCTTCGTTGTTTCCTGCTGAAGGAGGTTATTCCAGCTTCCTGCACGGAAGAGTGGTTGACATGTTATATTTCCCGCTGCTTGAAGGCCGTTATCCGGAGTGGATACCAAAAATTGGAGGAAATCCTTTTATCTTTTTCCGTCCGGTTTTTAATGTTGCCGATTCGGCCATTACCGTAGGTATTTTTTCAATTTTGCTTTTTTATCGCAAGTATTTTAACAAACCCGATACTAGCAAAATAGAGACTGAAGAGGCCGAAGCAGAGCAAACAGCTTAA